A single region of the Glycine max cultivar Williams 82 chromosome 20, Glycine_max_v4.0, whole genome shotgun sequence genome encodes:
- the LOC100801523 gene encoding pentatricopeptide repeat-containing protein At5g08305 isoform X1, translating into MLGVSLACKITNISHNLLSLLDKCKSILELKQLHAVVISCGLSQDDPFISKILCFSALSNSGDINYSYRVFSQLSSPTIFSWNTIIRGYSNSKNPIQSLSIFLKMLRLGVAPDYLTYPFLVKASARLLNQETGVSVHAHIIKTGHESDRFIQNSLIHMYAACGNSMWAQKVFDSIQQKNVVSWNSMLDGYAKCGEMVMAQKAFESMSEKDVRSWSSLIDGYVKAGEYSEAMAIFEKMQSAGPKANEVTMVSVSCACAHMGALEKGRMIYKYIVDNGLPLTLVLQTSLVDMYAKCGAIEEALLIFRRVSKSQTDVLIWNAVIGGLATHGLVEESLKLFKEMQIVGICPDEVTYLCLLAACAHGGLVKEAWFFFESLSKCGMTPTSEHYACMVDVLARAGQLTTAYQFICQMPTEPTASMLGALLSGCINHRNLALAEIVGRKLIELEPNHDGRYIGLSNMYAVDKRWDDARSMREAMERRGVKKSPGFSFVEISGVLHRFIAHDKTHPDSEETYFMLNFVVYQMKLSCHEDNQERSLNDTSMEDDLLLF; encoded by the coding sequence ATGCTTGGTGTCTCATTGGCGTGTAAAATTACTAACATAAGCCATAATCTACTCAGCCTCCTTGATAAATGTAAATCAATTCTTGAACTGAAGCAACTGCATGCTGTTGTGATCTCCTGTGGCTTATCTCAAGATGACCCATTTATATccaaaattctttgtttttctgcTCTGTCCAATTCAGGCGACATTAACTATTCCTACAGGGTATTCTCCCAGCTTTCCAGTCCAACAATTTTTAGCTGGAATACAATCATAAGAGGATACTCAAACAGCAAAAATCCAATCCAATCCCTATCCATTTTTCTAAAGATGCTGCGACTTGGGGTTGCACCAGATTATCTTACATACCCATTTCTTGTGAAGGCATCAGCGCGCCTTTTAAACCAGGAAACTGGTGTATCTGTGCATGCCCACATTATAAAAACTGGGCATGAATCTGATAGGTTTATCCAGAATTCTTTGATTCACATGTATGCTGCTTGCGGGAATAGTATGTGGGCTCAAAAGGTATTTGATAGTATACAGCAAAAAAATGTGGTTTCATGGAATTCCATGTTGGATGGTTATGCTAAGTGTGGAGAAATGGTTATGGCTCAAAAAGCTTTTGAGTCCATGTCAGAAAAGGATGTTCGGTCGTGGAGCTCTTTGATTGATGGTTATGTTAAGGCTGGGGAATACAGTGAAGCTATGGCCATCTTTGAAAAGATGCAGTCTGCTGGGCCTAAAGCCAATGAAGTAACCATGGTGAGTGTCTCATGTGCCTGTGCACACATGGGTGCTTTAGAAAAGGGGAGAATGATATACAAGTACATAGTTGACAATGGACTGCCACTGACATTGGTCTTGCAGACTTCTCTTGTGGACATGTATGCCAAATGTGGGGCAATAGAGGAGGCTTTGCTTATATTCCGCCGTGTCTCTAAGAGTCAAACTGACGTGTTGATTTGGAATGCAGTGATTGGAGGTCTTGCAACACATGGATTGGTTGAAGAATCCCTTAAATTGTTTAAGGAAATGCAAATAGTTGGTATCTGTCCTGATGAGGTCACATACTTGTGCTTGTTGGCTGCCTGTGCCCATGGAGGGTTAGTTAAAGAAGCATGGTTCTTCTTTGAGAGTCTTAGTAAATGTGGCATGACACCTACAAGTGAGCACTATGCTTGCATGGTAGATGTGCTGGCACGTGCAGGTCAGTTAACCACTGCATACCAATTTATTTGTCAAATGCCCACAGAACCAACAGCTTCCATGTTAGGTGCCCTTCTTAGTGGGTGTATTAACCATAGAAATTTAGCTCTTGCAGAAATAGTTGGCAGGAAGCTTATTGAGCTAGAACCAAATCATGATGGTAGATATATTGGCTTATCAAATATGTATGCGGTTGACAAACGCTGGGATGATGCGAGAAGCATGAGAGAAGCTATGGAGAGAAGAGGGGTTAAAAAATCACCTGGGTTTAGTTTTGTTGAAATATCTGGAGTCCTTCATAGATTTATTGCTCATGATAAAACACATCCTGATTCAGAGGAAACTTATTTTATGCTAAATTTTGTTGTCTATCAAATGAAACTTAGCTGTCACGAAGACAATCAGGAAAGATCGCTGAATGATACATCAATGGAAGATGACTTGCTTCTCTTTTGA
- the LOC100801523 gene encoding pentatricopeptide repeat-containing protein At5g08305 isoform X2: MLGVSLACKITNISHNLLSLLDKCKSILELKQLHAVVISCGLSQDDPFISKILCFSALSNSGDINYSYRVFSQLSSPTIFSWNTIIRGYSNSKNPIQSLSIFLKMLRLGVAPDYLTYPFLVKASARLLNQETGVSVHAHIIKTGHESDRFIQNSLIHMYAACGNSMWAQKVFDSIQQKNVVSWNSMLDGYAKCGEMVMAQKAFESMSEKDVRSWSSLIDGYVKAGEYSEAMAIFEKMQSAGPKANEVTMVSVSCACAHMGALEKGRMIYKYIVDNGLPLTLVLQTSLVDMYAKCGAIEEALLIFRRVSKSQTDVLIWNAVIGGLATHGLVEESLKLFKEMQIVGICPDEVTYLCLLAACAHGGLVKEAWFFFESLSKCGMTPTSEHYACMVDVLARAEIVGRKLIELEPNHDGRYIGLSNMYAVDKRWDDARSMREAMERRGVKKSPGFSFVEISGVLHRFIAHDKTHPDSEETYFMLNFVVYQMKLSCHEDNQERSLNDTSMEDDLLLF; the protein is encoded by the exons ATGCTTGGTGTCTCATTGGCGTGTAAAATTACTAACATAAGCCATAATCTACTCAGCCTCCTTGATAAATGTAAATCAATTCTTGAACTGAAGCAACTGCATGCTGTTGTGATCTCCTGTGGCTTATCTCAAGATGACCCATTTATATccaaaattctttgtttttctgcTCTGTCCAATTCAGGCGACATTAACTATTCCTACAGGGTATTCTCCCAGCTTTCCAGTCCAACAATTTTTAGCTGGAATACAATCATAAGAGGATACTCAAACAGCAAAAATCCAATCCAATCCCTATCCATTTTTCTAAAGATGCTGCGACTTGGGGTTGCACCAGATTATCTTACATACCCATTTCTTGTGAAGGCATCAGCGCGCCTTTTAAACCAGGAAACTGGTGTATCTGTGCATGCCCACATTATAAAAACTGGGCATGAATCTGATAGGTTTATCCAGAATTCTTTGATTCACATGTATGCTGCTTGCGGGAATAGTATGTGGGCTCAAAAGGTATTTGATAGTATACAGCAAAAAAATGTGGTTTCATGGAATTCCATGTTGGATGGTTATGCTAAGTGTGGAGAAATGGTTATGGCTCAAAAAGCTTTTGAGTCCATGTCAGAAAAGGATGTTCGGTCGTGGAGCTCTTTGATTGATGGTTATGTTAAGGCTGGGGAATACAGTGAAGCTATGGCCATCTTTGAAAAGATGCAGTCTGCTGGGCCTAAAGCCAATGAAGTAACCATGGTGAGTGTCTCATGTGCCTGTGCACACATGGGTGCTTTAGAAAAGGGGAGAATGATATACAAGTACATAGTTGACAATGGACTGCCACTGACATTGGTCTTGCAGACTTCTCTTGTGGACATGTATGCCAAATGTGGGGCAATAGAGGAGGCTTTGCTTATATTCCGCCGTGTCTCTAAGAGTCAAACTGACGTGTTGATTTGGAATGCAGTGATTGGAGGTCTTGCAACACATGGATTGGTTGAAGAATCCCTTAAATTGTTTAAGGAAATGCAAATAGTTGGTATCTGTCCTGATGAGGTCACATACTTGTGCTTGTTGGCTGCCTGTGCCCATGGAGGGTTAGTTAAAGAAGCATGGTTCTTCTTTGAGAGTCTTAGTAAATGTGGCATGACACCTACAAGTGAGCACTATGCTTGCATGGTAGATGTGCTGGCACGTGCAG AAATAGTTGGCAGGAAGCTTATTGAGCTAGAACCAAATCATGATGGTAGATATATTGGCTTATCAAATATGTATGCGGTTGACAAACGCTGGGATGATGCGAGAAGCATGAGAGAAGCTATGGAGAGAAGAGGGGTTAAAAAATCACCTGGGTTTAGTTTTGTTGAAATATCTGGAGTCCTTCATAGATTTATTGCTCATGATAAAACACATCCTGATTCAGAGGAAACTTATTTTATGCTAAATTTTGTTGTCTATCAAATGAAACTTAGCTGTCACGAAGACAATCAGGAAAGATCGCTGAATGATACATCAATGGAAGATGACTTGCTTCTCTTTTGA
- the LOC100802053 gene encoding WAT1-related protein At3g30340 yields MMLTHCHQLCKPVSIMILVNLALAFVNLLLKKVLNEGMDYMSIITYRQAISFIFMAPIACIYERKHKLEVHIICLLFLSAILGITIPQYLFLLGLEYTSATFSCAFLNMVPVFTFIMAVPFGVEKVNMQSKSGKAKVMGTLVCIGGALLLVLYKGMPLINPQSQHIANKITSTLPAAKLEKWIVGSILLTLGCLLWSSWFIIQAKISKKYPCQYSSTAILSLFAAIQSATLTLVFKRNNASWILKGKLEIMSVAYAGLIGSGLCYVAMSWCVKQRGPVFTAAFTPLMQIFVATLDFSVLKEEIYLGSLAGSALVIAGVYILLWGKSKEEGQHVLKDTQTNQDVECQ; encoded by the exons atgatGTTGACACATTGCCATCAATTGTGCAAGCCAGTTTCCATCATGATTCTAGTTAACTTGGCTCTGGCTTTTGTCAATTTACTTCTGAAGAAGGTTCTTAATGAAGGAATGGACTACATGTCCATTATAACATATCGACAGGCAATTTCATTTATCTTCATGGCACCTATTGCCTGCATCTATGAAAG GAAACACAAACTGGAGGTTCACATAATATGTCTCCTTTTCCTCAGTGCTATTCTTGG AATAACAATTCCTCAATACTTATTTCTTCTTGGACTTGAATATACGTCTGCCACATTCTCATGTGCGTTCCTCAACATGGTGCCTGTATTTACGTTCATTATGGCAGTGCCATTTGG GGTAGAGAAGGTGAACATGCAAAGCAAGAGTGGTAAAGCCAAAGTCATGGGAACTTTGGTGTGCATTGGTGGAGCTTTGTTATTGGTCCTTTATAAAGGAATGCCCCTTATCAACCCACAATCTCAACACATAGCAAACAAAATTACAAGCACGCTTCCAGCTGCCAAGTTAGAGAAATGGATTGTAGGCTCCATACTTCTGACTCTAGGTTGCCTCCTGTGGTCTTCATGGTTCATTATACAAGCAAAGATTAGCAAAAAATACCCATGTCAATACTCTAGTACAGCTATTTTGTCACTTTTTGCTGCCATTCAATCAGCGACATTAACTTTGGTCTTCAAGAGAAATAATGCTTCGTGGATTCTCAAAGGAAAGCTTGAAATAATGAGTGTTGCATATGCT GGATTGATAGGATCGGGCTTATGCTATGTGGCAATGTCATGGTGTGTTAAACAAAGGGGTCCAGTTTTTACAGCAGCTTTTACCCCCCTTATGCAGATATTTGTGGCCACGCTTGATTTCTCTGTACTAAAGGAGGAAATTTACCTGGGAAG TTTGGCAGGATCTGCCTTGGTTATTGCTGGCGTGTATATTCTTCTATGGGGAAAAAGCAAAGAGGAAGGGCAACATGTTCTGAAGGATACACAAACAAATCAAGATGTAGAATGTCAATAG
- the LOC100788298 gene encoding CAX-interacting protein 4 — protein sequence MPATAGRVRMPANNRVHSSAALQTHGIWQSAIGYDPYAPNKEDKKDSSQNLPNAEPDAENAYASFQGLLQLAKITNAEVDVSRGACKKCGRVGHLKFQCKNYVKIKDENEKDPEAMQPVGLVGLDKKLKAGKVDRGSNVESSEEEEEEDSESSDSEIDSEIERIIAERSGKKISGKRGSSRKKGDLDDDGSDEDSGKRRKRGRSKRRSAKREVSDSDDSGEERRRRKRRWEPRRKRDNSSDEDDEYRHRHRKSRKEKRRRRSRLSDSDSSEDSIRRHKRKNKRASSSSDTDSRRKGRNVSKSEKRRSRHNANDE from the coding sequence ATGCCAGCCACAGCAGGAAGGGTTCGTATGCCTGCGAACAATAGGGTTCACAGCAGTGCAGCGCTTCAAACCCATGGCATATGGCAAAGTGCCATTGGCTACGACCCTTATGCACCCAATAAGGAAGATAAGAAGGATTCTTCTCAAAATCTGCCAAATGCAGAACCTGATGCTGAGAATGCATATGCTAGCTTCCAGGGGCTTCTACAGCTTGCTAAGATAACAAATGCTGAGGTGGATGTATCCCGTGGGGCCTGCAAAAAGTGTGGCCGTGTTGGGCACCTCAAGTTTCAGTGCAAGAACTATGTGAAAATCAAGGATGAAAATGAGAAGGATCCTGAAGCAATGCAGCCTGTGGGGTTGGTTGGATTGGATAAAAAGTTGAAGGCTGGCAAGGTGGATAGGGGAAGCAATGTTGAGAGCtctgaagaggaggaggaggaggatagTGAAAGTTCAGATTCTGAGATTGATTCGGAGATTGAGAGAATTATTGCTGAAAGGTCTGGGAAGAAAATTAGTGGGAAGAGAGGTTCTTCTAGAAAGAAAGGGGATTTGGATGATGATGGATCAGACGAAGATTCAGGCAAGAGGAGAAAGAGAGGTAGGTCAAAGAGGAGGAGTGCCAAGAGGGAAGTTAGTGATTCCGATGATTCAGGTGAagaaaggaggaggaggaagagaagGTGGGAACCCAGGAGGAAGAGGGACAATTCTTCAGATGAAGACGATGAGTATAGGCACAGGCATAGAAAGAGTaggaaggagaagaggagaaggAGAAGCCGACTATCAGATTCTGATTCCTCTGAAGATTCCATAAGAAGGCACAAGCGAAAGAACAAGAGGGCCTCATCATCATCTGACACTGATTCAAGGAGGAAGGGTAGGAATGTCAGTAAATCAGAAAAGAGAAGGAGCCGTCACAATGCGAATGATGAATGA